The uncultured Hyphomonas sp. genome includes a region encoding these proteins:
- a CDS encoding CpaD family pilus assembly lipoprotein gives MTRILKPTATLIAAGISLTALSACSSVAPTSVPASYLQGTALDRNAISVEKKTEFLEIAIHPQASEISLADKAAISGFVAAYRDHGHGPLIMSLPESTANPQLAVAAVAEARAIAYENGVQYEEIEGTHHGEASLVSEPMILAFQAYEAIAPDCPSQATINYADISSNNERSTLGCAVRANLAAMIADPADLLGTRPLDSADPLRRSVILEKFRQGEPTGSTRSSQETGTVSQAVSN, from the coding sequence GTGACCAGAATCCTGAAACCCACCGCCACTCTGATTGCTGCCGGCATTAGCCTGACGGCACTGAGCGCCTGTTCAAGCGTCGCGCCGACGAGTGTGCCGGCATCCTACCTCCAGGGCACGGCTCTGGACCGGAATGCGATCAGCGTCGAAAAGAAGACAGAGTTTCTTGAAATCGCAATCCATCCGCAGGCGTCCGAGATCAGCCTTGCAGACAAGGCAGCGATTTCCGGTTTCGTCGCGGCCTACCGTGACCATGGCCACGGCCCGTTGATCATGTCCCTGCCGGAATCCACAGCTAATCCGCAGCTGGCTGTAGCGGCAGTCGCTGAAGCACGTGCGATCGCCTATGAAAATGGCGTTCAGTATGAGGAGATCGAGGGGACACACCATGGTGAAGCCTCGCTTGTGTCCGAACCGATGATCCTGGCATTCCAGGCCTATGAGGCCATCGCGCCCGACTGCCCGTCGCAGGCGACGATCAACTATGCAGACATCAGTTCGAACAATGAACGCTCCACACTCGGTTGCGCAGTCCGTGCGAACCTGGCCGCGATGATTGCAGATCCTGCAGACCTGCTTGGAACCCGTCCTCTGGACAGCGCCGATCCACTGCGCCGCAGCGTCATTCTCGAGAAATTCCGTCAGGGTGAGCCTACAGGCTCGACCCGGTCGTCTCAGGAAACCGGCACTGTTTCCCAGGCTGTATCGAACTAG
- a CDS encoding AAA family ATPase, whose protein sequence is MSSEKPLHESDFESDFEDVFADDPMADLVLPKEDPATEVMEDEPVMVDLETPQRSVEHDLPVFTAPEDGLGGDSVLPAISIQVFYERDETRLMMEVCERDRRMGRATIESHGGGIAGAIDYMRENPTPNLLVIESTARSAQLLSEIDQLAEYCDENVKVMVIGAINDIALYRQLVARGVSEYVVPPFQPLQILRTISGLFADPDAPFVGKQISVVGAKGGVGASTIAHNLAWALAENTKVNTTLVDLDLSFGTTALDFNQEPTQTIADALLQPERADDAVIERLLAKASDRLSLFTAPASIGQIMDIPDESYLSVIEVVRRNVPFLVLDLPHVWSRWVQRTLVSSDEVIIVCQPDLASLRNGKNYIDQLKAARPNDNPPRLIINMSGVPKRPEIPVKDFGAAIGVEPEVILPFEPELFGTAANNGQMISETDGASRSAQAIDHMASLLTGRSVAAQQKSIFKKLLGK, encoded by the coding sequence ATGTCCAGTGAAAAGCCGCTCCACGAATCCGATTTCGAATCCGATTTCGAAGACGTCTTTGCCGATGATCCGATGGCAGACCTGGTGCTTCCGAAGGAAGACCCGGCGACCGAGGTCATGGAAGATGAGCCGGTCATGGTCGACCTGGAAACGCCGCAGCGTAGTGTTGAGCATGACCTGCCGGTTTTTACCGCGCCCGAGGACGGCTTGGGTGGCGATTCCGTGCTGCCGGCCATTTCCATCCAGGTCTTCTATGAGCGCGATGAAACGCGCCTGATGATGGAAGTGTGCGAACGCGACCGGCGGATGGGCCGCGCCACGATCGAGTCTCATGGCGGCGGGATTGCCGGTGCCATCGACTATATGCGGGAAAATCCGACGCCGAACCTGTTGGTGATCGAATCGACGGCGCGCTCTGCCCAGCTGCTGTCAGAAATCGATCAGCTGGCAGAGTACTGTGACGAGAACGTCAAGGTGATGGTGATTGGCGCAATCAATGACATCGCCCTCTATCGCCAGCTGGTTGCCCGCGGTGTCAGCGAATATGTTGTTCCGCCATTCCAGCCGCTGCAGATTTTGCGGACTATTTCCGGCCTGTTCGCCGATCCGGACGCACCTTTTGTTGGCAAGCAGATTTCAGTGGTTGGCGCGAAAGGCGGAGTAGGGGCGTCGACCATCGCGCACAATCTGGCCTGGGCGCTTGCAGAAAACACCAAGGTCAACACGACCCTCGTCGATCTCGATCTGTCATTCGGCACGACGGCGCTGGATTTCAATCAGGAGCCGACGCAAACGATTGCGGATGCGCTGCTCCAGCCTGAGCGGGCGGATGATGCGGTGATCGAGCGCCTGCTTGCCAAGGCGAGCGACAGGCTGTCACTGTTCACGGCACCAGCCTCGATCGGCCAGATCATGGATATTCCGGACGAGTCCTATCTCTCCGTGATCGAAGTGGTCCGCCGGAACGTTCCGTTCCTTGTGCTTGACCTGCCGCATGTCTGGAGCCGCTGGGTGCAGCGGACGCTGGTGTCTTCCGATGAAGTGATTATCGTTTGCCAGCCGGACCTCGCATCGCTGCGCAACGGCAAGAATTATATCGACCAGCTGAAGGCAGCGCGCCCGAATGACAATCCGCCGCGTCTGATCATCAACATGTCCGGCGTACCGAAGCGCCCGGAAATTCCGGTGAAGGACTTTGGTGCGGCCATCGGGGTCGAGCCTGAAGTGATCCTGCCGTTCGAGCCTGAACTGTTCGGGACTGCGGCAAACAACGGGCAGATGATTTCCGAGACGGACGGGGCTTCACGCTCGGCGCAGGCAATCGATCACATGGCTTCACTGCTGACCGGCCGCTCTGTGGCGGCACAGCAGAAATCCATCTTCAAGAAACTGTTGGGCAAATAA
- a CDS encoding CpaF family protein, with protein MAFGKRSPSATPTAAPASAPAPKAAPAPAAPRPQAAKAPAPKPVAVKGAPKAPPPPAPAPPEPKPEKVRQVSQQSEHYYATKTTIFNALIDTIDLSQLAQLDSESAREEIRDIVVEIISIKNVVMSLSEQEQLLDDICNDVLGYGPLEPLLARDDIADIMVNGADTTYIEVNGKIERTNIRFRDNAQLMNICQRIVSQVGRRVDDSSPICDARLLDGSRVNVIAPPLAIDGPTLTIRKFKKDKLRLQDLVNFGSISEPGAELLRIIGHSRCNILISGGTGSGKTTLLNCLTGFIEPGERVITCEDSAELQLQQPHVVRLETRPPNIEGTGEITMRDLVKNCLRMRPERIIVGEVRGPEAFDLLQAMNTGHDGSMGTLHANSPREALSRVESMITMGGFSLPAKTIREMIVGSIDVVVQASRLRDGSRRIMNVTEVLGLEGDTIVLQDVLKYEIEGEDENGRVIGKHRGTGIGRPRFWDRASYYNLERELAVALDELGG; from the coding sequence ATGGCATTCGGGAAACGTTCACCTTCTGCGACACCGACAGCGGCACCGGCCTCTGCGCCGGCGCCGAAGGCTGCGCCTGCGCCAGCAGCTCCGCGTCCTCAGGCAGCGAAAGCGCCTGCACCGAAACCCGTTGCGGTGAAGGGGGCGCCCAAGGCACCGCCTCCGCCGGCACCCGCGCCGCCGGAGCCGAAGCCGGAGAAGGTCCGCCAGGTCTCGCAGCAATCGGAACACTACTACGCAACGAAGACAACGATCTTCAATGCGCTGATCGACACGATCGACCTGTCGCAGCTTGCACAGCTGGACTCTGAAAGCGCACGCGAGGAAATTCGCGATATCGTCGTCGAGATCATCTCGATCAAGAATGTTGTGATGTCGCTGTCGGAGCAGGAGCAACTGCTCGACGATATTTGTAATGACGTTCTGGGATATGGCCCGCTGGAGCCGCTTCTGGCGCGCGACGACATCGCTGATATCATGGTCAACGGCGCCGACACGACCTATATCGAGGTTAACGGCAAGATCGAACGGACGAATATCCGCTTCCGCGACAATGCGCAGCTGATGAATATCTGTCAGCGGATCGTGAGCCAGGTTGGCCGCCGGGTCGACGATTCCTCACCGATCTGTGACGCGCGTCTCCTGGATGGCTCTCGTGTCAACGTGATTGCCCCTCCGCTGGCGATCGATGGGCCGACCCTTACCATTCGTAAGTTCAAGAAGGACAAGCTGCGTCTTCAGGACCTGGTGAACTTCGGGTCCATCAGCGAACCGGGCGCCGAACTGCTCCGCATCATCGGGCACTCCCGCTGCAACATCCTGATCTCCGGCGGTACCGGTTCCGGGAAGACGACATTGCTGAACTGTCTGACCGGGTTCATCGAGCCGGGTGAGCGCGTCATCACCTGCGAAGACTCCGCCGAACTTCAACTTCAGCAGCCGCACGTGGTGCGCCTTGAAACCCGTCCTCCGAACATCGAGGGCACGGGCGAGATCACGATGCGCGATCTGGTGAAGAACTGTCTGCGTATGCGTCCGGAGCGGATCATCGTGGGCGAGGTGCGTGGCCCGGAAGCGTTCGACCTGCTTCAGGCGATGAACACCGGCCACGACGGCTCAATGGGCACGCTGCACGCCAACAGCCCGCGCGAAGCCCTCAGCCGTGTGGAATCCATGATCACGATGGGCGGCTTCTCGCTGCCGGCGAAAACGATCCGTGAAATGATCGTCGGGTCTATCGACGTTGTGGTCCAGGCGTCCCGTCTTCGCGACGGTTCGCGCCGCATCATGAACGTGACGGAAGTTCTTGGCCTGGAGGGCGATACGATCGTCCTGCAGGATGTGTTGAAATACGAAATCGAAGGCGAAGACGAAAACGGCCGTGTCATCGGCAAGCACCGGGGCACGGGTATCGGCCGTCCGCGCTTCTGGGATCGCGCTTCCTATTACAATCTTGAGCGCGAACTGGCTGTCGCGCTCGACGAGCTGGGAGGCTGA
- a CDS encoding metalloregulator ArsR/SmtB family transcription factor has protein sequence MEPKSALSKLSALAQENRLAVFRLLVKAGHDGLPAGEIAAALDVPPNTLSAQLNILSNAGLVEGKRHGRSIIYTANYDAISGLIVFLMEDCCQGREEVCSPIMAAAQSACC, from the coding sequence ATGGAACCAAAAAGCGCCCTCTCGAAACTCTCCGCTCTGGCCCAGGAAAACCGGCTGGCCGTGTTCCGTCTTCTGGTGAAGGCCGGGCATGACGGCCTGCCGGCCGGGGAAATCGCTGCCGCGCTCGACGTGCCGCCAAACACGCTGTCGGCGCAGCTCAACATTCTCTCGAATGCGGGCCTTGTCGAAGGGAAGCGCCACGGGCGTTCCATTATCTACACCGCAAATTATGACGCCATCAGCGGGCTGATCGTCTTCCTGATGGAAGATTGCTGCCAGGGCCGCGAGGAAGTCTGCAGCCCTATCATGGCTGCGGCGCAGTCTGCCTGCTGCTGA
- a CDS encoding tetratricopeptide repeat protein, protein MSRAKTSLAALAVALAGVTACASTPDPEAKAAAELQAAVEAAMKPATPEEIEAANNSDPLTKANFWSKEYAKDAENLDNALTFADALRGIGSTERAVEVLSEVLVIHPNEPRILMPLGRALAANGNQLGAARAFEQVAVANPDRAEAWAALGTAMDQLENHQGAQVAYEKALAIEPGRASTLANYGLSLALTGDLAGAEAKLRQAVTAEPGDVRVRENLALVLGLQGRFDEMQKTSAGFAPDKIVEQNVELLKDMIQSDSGAEPAAGSTASQTVTPLPAKEAPPAEATGLRLRRTGG, encoded by the coding sequence ATGTCCAGAGCCAAAACCTCACTGGCTGCACTTGCCGTCGCCCTTGCCGGTGTCACGGCCTGCGCCTCGACACCCGATCCGGAAGCGAAAGCGGCTGCTGAACTCCAGGCGGCGGTCGAAGCGGCGATGAAACCGGCGACGCCGGAGGAAATCGAGGCCGCGAACAATTCCGACCCGCTGACGAAGGCGAACTTCTGGTCAAAAGAGTACGCCAAGGATGCAGAAAATCTGGACAATGCCCTGACCTTTGCCGACGCCTTGCGCGGCATCGGGTCCACCGAACGGGCAGTGGAAGTCCTGTCCGAAGTTCTGGTCATCCACCCAAACGAACCGCGGATCCTGATGCCGCTTGGCCGGGCACTGGCCGCAAACGGCAACCAGCTGGGCGCGGCGCGCGCGTTCGAGCAGGTCGCCGTCGCCAATCCGGACCGCGCCGAAGCCTGGGCCGCGCTCGGCACCGCGATGGACCAGCTCGAGAACCATCAAGGCGCTCAGGTTGCCTATGAAAAGGCACTGGCGATTGAGCCGGGCCGTGCCTCAACGCTTGCCAATTACGGCCTCTCCCTTGCCCTGACGGGCGACCTGGCGGGCGCCGAAGCGAAGTTGCGCCAGGCCGTAACGGCTGAACCGGGCGATGTGCGCGTCCGGGAGAATCTCGCCCTGGTTCTCGGCCTTCAGGGCCGGTTCGACGAGATGCAGAAGACCAGCGCCGGTTTTGCGCCGGACAAGATCGTCGAACAGAATGTCGAGCTTCTCAAGGACATGATCCAGTCTGACAGCGGCGCCGAACCGGCAGCGGGAAGCACCGCCTCACAGACCGTGACGCCCCTGCCCGCGAAAGAGGCGCCGCCTGCGGAAGCGACCGGGCTGCGTCTGCGCCGCACGGGCGGCTGA
- a CDS encoding type II secretion system F family protein, protein MMDSNMMTIMIAVLAFVAIAGLGMAFSSGNNEAARKRARAIGAGATVAGKGRGAKVMDESAKRRAKTQEMLDSLRKQGEARRKSSGAQTIKSKLVQAGLDVPLSAFWLFSVVLGVACAALIYLSGFEGLTISGISLRSQPALVAGAFFGGAFGLPRLLINFMIKGRHKKMINQFADALDVIVRGVKSGLPLNECIRIIAKESPDPLRSEFATLADNLAMGAGTERSLSMFYKRVPLQEVNFFMIVLLIQAKAGGNLSEALGNLSSVIRSRRMMREKIKAMSSEAKASAMIIGSLPFAVGLLVFMTTPDYILELFRTETGHVILAGGSTLMFTGIMTMKKMINFDI, encoded by the coding sequence ATGATGGACTCAAACATGATGACCATCATGATCGCCGTTCTGGCATTCGTTGCGATTGCCGGTCTTGGGATGGCGTTCTCCAGCGGAAACAATGAAGCTGCGCGCAAACGCGCCCGCGCGATCGGTGCCGGTGCCACCGTGGCCGGAAAGGGCAGGGGCGCCAAGGTCATGGACGAGTCGGCCAAACGCCGCGCCAAGACCCAGGAAATGCTGGATTCGCTACGCAAGCAGGGGGAAGCCCGACGGAAAAGCAGCGGTGCCCAGACGATCAAGTCCAAACTGGTTCAGGCTGGTCTTGATGTTCCGTTGTCTGCTTTCTGGCTGTTTTCCGTTGTTCTGGGTGTTGCCTGTGCCGCACTGATCTATCTGTCCGGTTTTGAAGGCCTCACCATTTCAGGCATTTCGCTCCGCAGCCAGCCTGCACTGGTTGCCGGTGCCTTTTTTGGCGGCGCTTTCGGTTTGCCCCGCCTCCTGATCAATTTCATGATCAAAGGCCGGCACAAGAAAATGATCAATCAGTTTGCCGATGCGCTGGACGTTATCGTTCGGGGTGTGAAATCCGGTCTGCCACTGAATGAGTGTATTCGCATCATCGCCAAGGAAAGCCCCGACCCGCTGAGATCAGAGTTTGCCACGCTGGCAGACAATCTGGCGATGGGGGCCGGGACGGAACGTTCGCTCAGCATGTTCTACAAGCGCGTGCCGCTGCAGGAAGTGAACTTCTTCATGATCGTGCTGCTGATTCAGGCTAAGGCAGGCGGCAACCTGTCCGAAGCGCTTGGCAACCTCTCCAGCGTCATTCGTTCGCGCAGGATGATGCGCGAGAAGATCAAGGCGATGTCGTCCGAGGCGAAGGCTTCCGCGATGATCATCGGTTCTCTGCCGTTCGCGGTCGGCCTTCTCGTCTTCATGACAACGCCGGACTACATCCTTGAGCTATTCCGGACTGAAACCGGCCACGTCATCCTCGCGGGCGGCTCGACCCTGATGTTCACGGGCATCATGACGATGAAGAAGATGATCAACTTCGATATTTAG
- a CDS encoding type II secretion system F family protein, which produces MFDIITSLTKPEALASILVAVAVFGTMLTMFMPYLQGNKLETRLKSVSMQREKLRKQSRAALEQKKGLRRKDDSAIGEISSRLNLAKALEDPNLQDTLNKAGMRGPGPVSAFYFARMTLPFVGMLVVFVTVFFVNDFGMQPMMKYGSILFGAAAGFYAPNIYVSNLAQQRQQSIMRAFPDALDMLLICVESGMSIELGFHKVSQEIGSASPELAEEFGLTVAELSYLPERRQAYDNLAKRTGHEGVKSVCMALGQAERYGTPLGDALRVMAKENRDLRMAEAEKKAAALPAKLTVPMIVFFLPVLFLVVLGPAYIKYQKMSSENEAAPAVTKERRGSDRRADVNGLAGVDPRMEVRVRA; this is translated from the coding sequence GTGTTCGATATCATAACCTCCCTGACAAAGCCCGAGGCGCTGGCATCGATTCTCGTCGCGGTGGCCGTATTCGGCACCATGCTGACGATGTTCATGCCCTACCTGCAGGGCAACAAGCTCGAGACCCGCCTCAAATCGGTCTCGATGCAGCGGGAGAAACTGCGCAAGCAGAGCCGCGCCGCGCTGGAGCAGAAAAAGGGGCTCCGCCGCAAGGATGATTCCGCGATCGGGGAAATCTCGTCCCGTCTGAACCTGGCCAAGGCGCTCGAAGACCCGAATCTGCAGGACACCCTGAACAAGGCCGGCATGCGCGGGCCAGGGCCGGTATCCGCTTTCTATTTTGCCAGGATGACGCTGCCTTTTGTCGGCATGCTGGTCGTCTTCGTCACGGTGTTCTTCGTCAATGATTTCGGCATGCAGCCGATGATGAAATACGGCTCCATCCTGTTCGGTGCCGCTGCGGGCTTTTATGCGCCCAACATCTATGTTTCCAACCTGGCACAACAACGCCAGCAATCCATCATGCGCGCCTTTCCCGATGCGCTCGACATGCTGCTCATCTGTGTCGAGTCCGGTATGTCGATCGAGCTTGGCTTTCACAAGGTCAGTCAGGAGATCGGGTCGGCCTCGCCGGAGCTTGCAGAGGAATTCGGGCTGACCGTGGCTGAGTTGTCCTATCTGCCGGAGCGTCGGCAGGCGTATGACAATCTCGCCAAGCGGACAGGGCATGAAGGCGTCAAATCTGTCTGTATGGCACTCGGCCAGGCCGAAAGGTACGGTACGCCGCTCGGTGATGCGCTGCGGGTGATGGCGAAGGAAAACCGCGATCTGCGCATGGCGGAAGCCGAGAAGAAAGCTGCAGCGCTTCCCGCCAAGCTGACCGTGCCGATGATTGTGTTCTTCCTGCCGGTCCTGTTCCTGGTCGTCCTTGGCCCGGCCTATATCAAGTATCAGAAGATGTCGTCGGAGAACGAAGCCGCGCCGGCGGTCACGAAGGAGCGTCGGGGCAGCGATCGCCGCGCTGATGTGAATGGGCTGGCTGGGGTCGACCCGCGTATGGAAGTCCGCGTTCGGGCCTGA
- the cpaB gene encoding Flp pilus assembly protein CpaB, translating into MSPMRLIILIGAAAAAIAAAFLVRGLTQPQTVTQTVTEQQTVLQTKEVSETHVLVAKRNLIVGDLLSPDDFEWAPWPEKNLVEGYQTEEDNADAINELSGSVVRIPIYAEEPILPQKLVMKGETGFMAALLKPGMRAISVEISTESASGGFILPDDRVDVILTYQGQVAMAEAVLDRPVTETILKNVRVLAIDQVFYQGESESASQIGNTATLEVNPNEAELIAHAQRLGTLSLSLRPWSDAGDTGSRGARTDLLRGGSPGNSVTIYRNGRATAGPGGS; encoded by the coding sequence ATGTCACCGATGCGTCTTATTATCCTGATTGGCGCGGCCGCTGCGGCCATAGCTGCGGCGTTTCTCGTCCGGGGGCTGACCCAGCCGCAGACCGTGACGCAGACAGTTACCGAACAGCAGACCGTGTTGCAGACGAAGGAAGTCTCGGAGACCCACGTTCTGGTCGCGAAGCGTAACCTGATCGTCGGCGACCTTCTTTCGCCAGACGATTTCGAGTGGGCGCCGTGGCCTGAAAAGAACCTCGTCGAAGGGTACCAGACCGAAGAAGACAACGCGGATGCGATCAACGAACTCTCCGGCAGTGTTGTACGTATTCCGATTTATGCAGAAGAGCCCATTCTTCCGCAGAAACTCGTCATGAAAGGGGAGACCGGCTTCATGGCTGCGCTCCTGAAGCCCGGCATGCGGGCCATCTCCGTCGAGATCTCCACCGAATCAGCTTCCGGCGGATTCATCCTTCCCGACGACCGTGTGGACGTGATCCTCACCTATCAGGGGCAGGTCGCCATGGCGGAAGCGGTTCTGGACCGTCCGGTGACCGAGACCATTCTCAAGAATGTCCGCGTGCTGGCGATCGACCAGGTCTTTTATCAGGGAGAATCCGAATCAGCGTCGCAAATCGGCAATACAGCAACGCTTGAAGTGAATCCGAATGAAGCCGAACTGATCGCACACGCACAGCGCCTTGGCACGCTGTCGCTTTCGCTCCGTCCATGGTCGGATGCAGGCGACACAGGGTCACGGGGCGCGCGGACCGATCTGTTGCGGGGCGGGTCTCCCGGAAACAGCGTCACAATTTATCGCAATGGCCGGGCAACCGCCGGCCCCGGGGGTAGCTGA
- a CDS encoding leucyl aminopeptidase family protein yields MHKSFTTGAEAAASVWLYTADAFKSLENDPFPSARAVAKAQAFKGGAGQLVLVPGPDGGLAHVLGGIGDGKDALAVAALSGKLPEGAYKIANDGGLSIASIAAGWADGAYRFDRYLKDKAVPPQLVIPDGEEGAALSAEADSIALLRDLVNTPAGDMTPAGIQETVEKLAEEFGAKLTAIVGDALLEQNYPMVHAVGRAAKAAPRFLELEWGDASKPKLALVGKGVTFDSGGLDIKPGSGMRIMKKDMGGSAHVIALARLVMATDLPVHLKLYVPTVENAISGDAFRPGDILSSRKGLTVEIDNTDAEGRLILADALTRASEGEPDLLLDFATLTGAARVALGADLAPVYSDDAQLVADILGGSAESGDPVWHMPLWDPYMAELKSPIADLVNSGSSFGGSITAGLFLKQFVDAKSWAHFDVWAWRKAKYGRPEGAAACGLRAVWAMLQKRYR; encoded by the coding sequence ATGCACAAGAGTTTCACCACTGGTGCCGAAGCCGCGGCCAGCGTCTGGCTGTATACCGCAGACGCCTTCAAATCGCTCGAGAACGATCCGTTCCCTTCCGCCCGCGCGGTCGCAAAGGCGCAGGCGTTCAAGGGCGGGGCAGGGCAGTTGGTGCTGGTGCCGGGCCCGGATGGCGGATTGGCTCATGTTCTGGGCGGTATCGGCGACGGAAAGGATGCGCTGGCGGTTGCGGCGCTCTCGGGCAAGCTTCCGGAAGGCGCCTACAAGATCGCAAACGATGGCGGCCTGTCCATCGCATCCATCGCCGCTGGCTGGGCCGATGGCGCCTACCGGTTCGACCGGTACCTGAAAGACAAGGCCGTCCCGCCGCAACTGGTGATCCCGGACGGCGAAGAAGGCGCGGCCCTGTCGGCGGAAGCCGATTCCATCGCGCTGTTGCGGGACCTCGTGAACACGCCGGCCGGTGACATGACCCCGGCGGGCATCCAGGAGACCGTGGAAAAACTGGCGGAGGAATTCGGCGCGAAGCTGACGGCGATTGTCGGCGATGCCCTGCTGGAACAGAATTACCCTATGGTCCACGCCGTGGGCCGGGCCGCAAAGGCCGCGCCGCGCTTCCTCGAACTTGAATGGGGCGATGCGTCGAAGCCGAAGCTGGCGCTTGTCGGCAAGGGCGTGACCTTCGATTCCGGCGGTCTCGACATCAAGCCGGGCAGCGGCATGCGCATCATGAAGAAGGACATGGGCGGCTCCGCCCACGTCATCGCGTTGGCCCGCCTTGTCATGGCGACTGACCTGCCGGTGCACCTGAAGCTCTACGTGCCGACGGTGGAAAACGCGATTAGCGGTGATGCCTTCCGGCCGGGCGATATCCTGTCCTCCCGCAAGGGCCTGACGGTGGAGATCGACAATACGGACGCCGAAGGCCGGCTGATCCTTGCCGACGCGCTCACGCGGGCTTCGGAAGGCGAGCCTGACCTGCTGCTCGACTTCGCCACACTTACCGGCGCTGCCCGCGTGGCGCTGGGCGCCGATCTCGCGCCGGTCTATTCCGACGACGCGCAACTGGTCGCCGATATCCTCGGCGGTTCGGCAGAGTCAGGAGATCCTGTCTGGCACATGCCGCTCTGGGATCCGTACATGGCGGAGCTGAAAAGCCCGATCGCGGACCTGGTGAATTCCGGCAGCAGCTTCGGTGGTTCGATCACGGCGGGCCTGTTCCTGAAACAGTTCGTCGATGCGAAAAGCTGGGCGCACTTCGATGTCTGGGCCTGGCGCAAAGCCAAGTATGGCCGCCCGGAAGGCGCCGCCGCCTGCGGTCTCAGGGCCGTCTGGGCGATGCTTCAGAAGCGCTACCGCTAG
- a CDS encoding type II and III secretion system protein family protein, with product MKAFQKTRAAAVFALSLMMGPAALAGPNAFGTQITQPGESAVSEQVTLGLNKSTIIDLAAPAADVVITNPAIADAVVQTSQRIIFRGINYGQTNAFVFDRSGNQLLNLEINVEMDMASIEQLIARHVPGARVRVEGLNGNVVITGTTDSMAEADAVQRLVEAYLRADDATKIVNMIDIAAKDQVLLEVRIVEMQRNAIKQLGINLTGSPTFGDLGNLVERQLFTGNPPTNTGTTALLPGAPFDVTSSVGSSLGYPLQGRSLGGFSGRASYSNYVGTDLQTSVGVELNALERIGIVKTLAEPNITAMSGENAKFLAGGEFPVPVGQDQNGNITIEFKPYGVGLGFTPVVLSEGRISLKVSTEVSELSSEGAFQGDTTTVIDAQGNTRTFEGVTLPALSVRRAESVIELPSGGSMMMAGLIQSKSRQSLDQIPGLKKLPILGALFQSRDFVREETELVVIVTPYLVDPAKKDQLRTPADGYANASDAKTIFFGKLNEQYGRSGEPVSASDYRAPVGFIEE from the coding sequence ATGAAGGCCTTCCAGAAAACCAGGGCAGCGGCAGTCTTTGCGTTGTCGTTGATGATGGGGCCGGCAGCGTTGGCCGGACCGAACGCGTTTGGCACGCAAATCACCCAGCCGGGCGAATCGGCCGTCAGCGAGCAGGTGACGCTTGGCCTGAACAAGTCGACCATCATCGACCTCGCAGCGCCCGCAGCCGATGTCGTGATTACAAATCCGGCGATTGCTGACGCCGTCGTGCAAACGTCGCAGCGGATCATCTTCCGCGGGATCAACTACGGTCAGACCAATGCATTTGTCTTCGACCGGAGTGGCAACCAGCTCCTCAATCTCGAAATCAATGTCGAGATGGACATGGCCAGCATCGAGCAATTGATCGCGCGCCATGTACCTGGTGCGCGTGTCAGGGTTGAAGGCCTGAACGGCAATGTGGTGATCACCGGAACGACAGACAGCATGGCGGAAGCCGACGCCGTCCAGCGCCTGGTTGAAGCTTATCTGCGTGCGGATGATGCCACCAAGATCGTCAATATGATCGACATCGCCGCGAAGGATCAGGTTCTCCTGGAAGTGCGCATTGTCGAAATGCAGCGCAACGCCATCAAACAGCTCGGAATCAACCTGACGGGTTCGCCGACCTTTGGTGACCTCGGGAATCTCGTTGAGCGCCAGCTTTTCACCGGCAACCCGCCGACCAATACCGGAACGACTGCGCTGCTTCCCGGCGCGCCATTTGATGTAACGTCAAGTGTCGGCTCAAGCCTCGGTTATCCGCTTCAGGGACGTTCCCTGGGTGGCTTCTCCGGCCGCGCATCGTACAGTAACTATGTCGGTACGGACCTTCAGACGAGCGTCGGTGTGGAACTGAACGCGCTCGAGCGGATCGGCATCGTGAAGACACTGGCTGAGCCGAATATCACAGCCATGTCGGGTGAGAATGCGAAATTTCTTGCTGGCGGTGAGTTCCCTGTGCCTGTTGGCCAGGACCAGAACGGCAACATCACGATTGAGTTCAAACCGTACGGGGTTGGCCTGGGCTTCACGCCGGTCGTCCTGTCCGAGGGACGGATTTCTCTGAAAGTCTCCACGGAAGTCTCGGAGCTGAGTTCTGAAGGCGCGTTCCAGGGGGATACCACCACGGTCATTGACGCTCAGGGCAACACCAGGACCTTTGAGGGGGTGACGCTTCCGGCACTGTCAGTCCGGCGGGCAGAATCCGTGATCGAGCTTCCTTCCGGTGGTTCCATGATGATGGCTGGCCTGATCCAATCCAAGTCGCGTCAGAGCCTCGACCAGATCCCGGGCCTCAAGAAGTTGCCGATCCTCGGCGCCTTGTTCCAATCCCGAGACTTCGTTCGGGAAGAGACCGAACTTGTCGTGATCGTCACGCCGTACCTGGTGGACCCGGCAAAGAAGGACCAGCTCCGGACTCCGGCAGATGGTTATGCGAACGCGTCGGACGCAAAAACGATCTTCTTCGGGAAGCTTAATGAGCAGTATGGCCGCAGCGGAGAGCCCGTTTCGGCATCGGATTATCGTGCCCCTGTGGGCTTTATCGAGGAATAG